A genomic stretch from candidate division WOR-3 bacterium includes:
- the lptE gene encoding LPS assembly lipoprotein LptE: MFKFLAVMFLILSCCGYSTRTIVPSHLKTVAVPIVGNETMKPGLGDLLTDQLITDFNKERSLRVTSLDKANLILNCKITNYDRSPQSYTSSQEVLVWKITLSAYVEAEDKVEDTFLYQGDVSTFITYDAQSESEDIGIDRAIKKLSQEILRKVLTTW; this comes from the coding sequence ATGTTTAAATTTTTAGCCGTTATGTTCTTAATCCTAAGTTGTTGTGGTTATTCGACACGCACCATTGTGCCTTCACACTTAAAAACTGTAGCAGTTCCAATTGTTGGTAATGAAACAATGAAGCCCGGTTTAGGCGACCTCTTAACCGACCAACTGATTACTGATTTTAATAAAGAACGCAGTTTAAGAGTTACTTCCTTAGATAAAGCCAATTTAATCTTGAATTGCAAGATTACAAACTATGACCGCTCTCCCCAATCTTATACTTCATCGCAAGAAGTGCTTGTCTGGAAAATAACTCTATCTGCATATGTTGAAGCCGAAGATAAAGTTGAAGATACTTTTTTATACCAGGGAGATGTTTCAACTTTTATCACTTATGATGCCCAGTCTGAATCGGAAGATATAGGTATTGACCGAGCAATTAAAAAACTATCTCAAGAAATATTAAGAAAAGTCCTTACGACTTGGTAA
- the guaB gene encoding IMP dehydrogenase: MKINTAYTFDDILLVPQKSKVLPKDVETKTYFTKDIPLQIPLVSAAMDTVTEAKMAIALAVAGGIGVIHKNLSIEEQASEVIKVKRAESGMIVNPVTVSPDDTLGQAKNLMEKYAISGLPVTDNTGKLVGIITKRDIIFETDLNKKVKYLMTKDNLITAPVGTNLTNAQKILKQHRIEKLPIVDKKFILKGLITIKDILKKLEHPYATVDKLGRLRVAAAIGVSKDSIKRSEALIDAGVDALVIDTAHAHSAGVINLTKQIRKRFPEVQLVVGNVATKEAVKDLLRLDVDAIKVGIGPGSICTTRVIAGIGVPQFSAIYECAQQARNVPIIADGGIRFSGDIVKALAAGASTVMIGNLFAGTEESPGEEIILEGRRYKIYRAMGSIDAMKRGSADRYFQEEAKKFVPEGIEGRVPYRGKVDDFIYQLIGGVKAGMGYCGAKTIKELQRKAKFVCITNAGLRESHPHDITITKEAPNYELLNQ, translated from the coding sequence ATGAAAATCAATACTGCTTATACCTTTGACGATATTCTGTTAGTTCCCCAAAAGTCAAAAGTTCTACCTAAAGATGTAGAAACGAAGACTTATTTTACTAAAGATATTCCACTCCAGATTCCTTTAGTTAGTGCAGCAATGGATACTGTCACCGAAGCCAAAATGGCAATTGCCTTAGCAGTTGCCGGTGGTATTGGCGTGATTCATAAAAATTTGAGTATTGAAGAACAGGCATCAGAAGTAATCAAAGTAAAAAGAGCTGAAAGTGGAATGATTGTCAATCCCGTAACTGTTAGTCCTGATGATACTTTAGGTCAAGCAAAAAATCTTATGGAAAAATATGCAATTTCTGGATTACCGGTAACTGATAATACAGGAAAACTTGTTGGGATTATTACCAAACGCGATATTATCTTTGAGACCGACTTAAATAAGAAAGTAAAGTATCTGATGACGAAAGACAATCTGATAACCGCACCTGTAGGCACAAACCTCACTAATGCCCAAAAGATTCTCAAACAACATCGGATTGAAAAACTACCCATCGTAGATAAGAAATTCATCCTTAAAGGATTAATCACTATAAAAGATATTCTAAAAAAATTGGAGCATCCCTATGCAACAGTTGATAAATTAGGCAGATTAAGAGTTGCTGCGGCAATTGGTGTCAGTAAAGATAGTATTAAAAGAAGTGAAGCATTAATTGATGCCGGAGTCGATGCTTTAGTTATTGATACAGCCCATGCCCATTCTGCGGGCGTAATCAATTTAACTAAACAAATTCGAAAACGATTTCCTGAAGTTCAACTTGTTGTCGGTAATGTTGCCACTAAAGAAGCAGTAAAAGATTTATTAAGATTAGATGTTGATGCGATAAAAGTTGGTATCGGACCAGGTTCGATTTGCACAACACGAGTTATTGCGGGCATCGGTGTTCCCCAGTTCAGTGCAATCTACGAATGTGCTCAACAAGCACGAAATGTTCCTATAATTGCTGATGGTGGTATAAGATTTTCGGGCGATATTGTCAAAGCCTTAGCTGCAGGTGCTTCCACAGTAATGATTGGCAATCTTTTTGCTGGCACTGAAGAAAGTCCTGGTGAAGAGATAATTTTAGAAGGTAGGAGATATAAAATCTATCGGGCAATGGGCTCAATCGATGCAATGAAGCGAGGTTCTGCAGACCGATATTTTCAAGAAGAAGCCAAGAAGTTTGTGCCTGAAGGGATTGAAGGCAGAGTGCCTTATCGAGGTAAAGTTGACGATTTTATTTATCAATTGATTGGCGGAGTTAAAGCCGGTATGGGTTATTGTGGAGCCAAAACGATAAAAGAATTACAAAGAAAAGCAAAATTTGTTTGCATTACTAATGCTGGCTTAAGAGAAAGCCATCCTCACGATATCACCATCACCAAAGAAGCACCTAATTACGAACTACTCAACCAATAA
- a CDS encoding OsmC family protein: MQKVTLKWIDNLRFVVTDENKHSLVLDTKPEVGGTETGFQPIDMILIGLGGCMAFDIVSILKKKRAELKEMIVTVEGERAEEHPKRYTTIKVKIHVNPEINPDDLQRAFELSRDKYCSAAATLKIPPEVKYELQIGESQKK; the protein is encoded by the coding sequence ATGCAAAAAGTTACCTTAAAATGGATTGACAATTTAAGATTCGTGGTTACAGATGAAAATAAACATAGTTTGGTTTTAGATACTAAACCTGAAGTTGGTGGAACTGAAACCGGCTTTCAACCAATTGATATGATATTAATTGGTCTCGGTGGCTGTATGGCTTTCGATATTGTCTCTATTCTTAAGAAAAAACGCGCTGAACTGAAAGAAATGATTGTTACAGTTGAAGGCGAACGGGCAGAAGAACATCCTAAACGCTACACGACAATTAAAGTCAAAATTCATGTCAACCCAGAAATAAATCCAGACGATTTGCAAAGAGCCTTTGAACTTTCCCGCGATAAATATTGCTCTGCTGCTGCAACCTTAAAAATTCCTCCAGAAGTAAAATATGAACTACAAATAGGGGAGAGCCAGAAAAAATAA
- a CDS encoding TlpA family protein disulfide reductase, translating to MKQILISILLICLFLHCGGNRAKSTPTMKTTDFTLEQLGGGKITLSALKGKVILVDFWATWCPPCRAAIPHLIRIYNTYKDQGLVVLGVSLDQDKSALEKYNQDINIPYPILLGTNEVAKAYDVQGIPTLIIFDKKGKIALREVGFSEENISNLEAKISALLK from the coding sequence ATGAAACAAATCTTGATTTCAATTTTATTAATATGTTTATTTTTACATTGTGGCGGTAACCGGGCTAAATCTACTCCCACAATGAAAACGACAGATTTCACGTTAGAACAACTAGGCGGTGGTAAAATCACGCTTTCGGCACTGAAAGGCAAAGTTATCTTAGTCGACTTTTGGGCAACCTGGTGTCCACCATGCCGTGCCGCAATTCCGCATCTAATTAGAATTTACAACACTTATAAAGACCAAGGATTAGTTGTTTTAGGAGTTTCCTTGGACCAAGATAAATCCGCACTGGAAAAATATAACCAAGATATCAATATTCCATATCCGATTCTCTTAGGTACGAATGAAGTTGCCAAAGCATATGATGTTCAAGGGATTCCAACACTTATCATCTTTGATAAAAAAGGAAAGATTGCATTAAGAGAAGTCGGATTCAGCGAAGAAAATATCTCAAATTTAGAAGCCAAAATTAGCGCATTATTAAAATAA
- the trxA gene encoding thioredoxin: MAIELNEKNFQQEILDSSLPALVDFWASWCMPCQMIASIIDELSKEYQGKLKVGKVNVDNEPKLAEKYSIMSIPSLMLFKNGQVVDTIVGAVPKSYLVEHIEKILSD, from the coding sequence ATGGCAATTGAACTTAACGAAAAAAATTTTCAACAAGAGATTTTAGACTCTTCGCTACCAGCATTAGTGGATTTTTGGGCATCGTGGTGTATGCCTTGCCAAATGATTGCATCCATCATTGACGAACTATCAAAAGAATACCAAGGCAAATTAAAGGTCGGTAAGGTTAATGTTGATAATGAACCGAAATTGGCAGAAAAATATTCAATTATGAGTATTCCGAGTTTGATGTTATTCAAAAATGGTCAGGTGGTTGATACGATTGTCGGTGCCGTGCCGAAAAGTTATCTGGTCGAACACATCGAAAAAATACTATCAGATTGA
- a CDS encoding DNA-protecting protein DprA yields MMDNELKYYLLLQSIEGVGATTLRNLIEQFGSAKSVFSSNIQTLLKIPRINAKIAEKILFAEKDLDQMNLILDEVKRNKIKIITYQDTNYPKSLKSISNLPPILYVKGKIFSGKSIAIIGTREASAKGKQYAKEFASILTRAGYIIVSGYAKGIDTFVHLGAIMAGGKTIAVLPFGILKFSFHPELLEFADTFFNQATIISEFFPYSEWSVGNALARNRITSALADKILVVEAGDSGGTVNTVEHAIKQNKPVYLFQGISSPADDRIKKLNALPIHSIDELLDK; encoded by the coding sequence ATGATGGATAATGAGTTGAAGTATTATCTGTTGTTACAAAGTATTGAAGGAGTAGGTGCTACTACGCTTCGTAATCTGATTGAGCAATTTGGTAGTGCAAAATCAGTTTTTTCATCTAATATCCAAACCCTGTTAAAGATTCCAAGAATAAATGCAAAAATAGCAGAAAAAATTCTCTTTGCCGAGAAAGATTTAGACCAGATGAATTTAATTTTAGATGAGGTAAAGCGCAATAAAATAAAGATAATAACCTATCAAGATACGAATTATCCTAAATCCCTGAAAAGTATTAGTAATTTACCGCCAATACTTTATGTTAAAGGTAAGATATTTTCCGGAAAGTCAATTGCCATTATTGGCACACGCGAAGCATCAGCAAAAGGAAAACAATATGCTAAAGAATTTGCATCTATTTTGACCCGGGCTGGTTATATTATTGTTAGTGGTTATGCTAAAGGTATTGACACTTTTGTCCATTTAGGTGCAATTATGGCTGGTGGCAAAACGATTGCGGTCTTACCGTTCGGCATCTTAAAATTTTCCTTTCATCCCGAACTCCTTGAATTTGCTGATACTTTTTTTAATCAAGCGACAATTATCTCAGAATTTTTTCCCTATAGCGAGTGGTCTGTAGGTAATGCTTTAGCCCGCAATCGCATTACCAGTGCCTTGGCAGATAAAATTTTAGTGGTTGAAGCCGGTGATAGCGGTGGCACAGTTAATACGGTTGAACATGCAATAAAACAAAATAAGCCCGTTTATCTTTTTCAAGGAATAAGTTCGCCCGCAGATGACCGAATCAAAAAACTTAATGCCTTACCAATACACTCAATTGACGAATTGCTTGACAAATAA
- a CDS encoding tetratricopeptide repeat protein: protein MLKEAKKEDIFQQIITKIIYWYYHQRQRFFIVIGAVVAIIAIVIIYFSTTGKENPEVQLRFTEALGLYSTQNFDAAEERFTDFSRRFSGHYLAAKAHFYLGNIYFSRQEFDKAHRAFSQAYGKLKKDPILGPATLLAIGNCYEEKQNLKKAAETYEKVFERYKKSKLAGEALIAAARCYKNLNDLSRAERIYEKVIKHITPGEVVETAKAELAYIKALRNKF from the coding sequence ATGTTAAAAGAAGCAAAAAAAGAAGATATCTTTCAACAAATTATTACCAAAATAATTTATTGGTATTATCATCAAAGACAAAGGTTTTTTATTGTAATCGGTGCGGTTGTCGCAATCATTGCAATTGTTATAATATATTTTTCTACTACGGGCAAAGAAAATCCTGAAGTGCAATTACGATTTACTGAAGCCTTGGGTCTATACTCAACACAAAATTTTGATGCGGCTGAGGAACGATTTACTGATTTTTCTCGTCGTTTTTCTGGACATTATTTGGCTGCAAAGGCCCATTTCTATTTAGGCAATATCTATTTTTCTCGACAAGAATTTGATAAGGCACATCGGGCATTTTCTCAAGCCTATGGTAAATTGAAAAAAGACCCGATTTTAGGTCCAGCCACATTGTTGGCAATTGGTAATTGTTATGAAGAAAAGCAGAATCTCAAAAAAGCCGCCGAGACCTATGAAAAGGTTTTCGAACGCTACAAAAAATCGAAACTTGCCGGCGAAGCCTTAATTGCTGCGGCACGGTGTTATAAAAACTTAAATGATTTATCTCGAGCAGAAAGAATCTATGAAAAAGTTATTAAACATATAACTCCGGGCGAAGTAGTTGAAACGGCGAAAGCCGAACTTGCCTACATAAAGGCTCTACGCAATAAATTCTAA